The following proteins are co-located in the Mesorhizobium sp. M1E.F.Ca.ET.045.02.1.1 genome:
- a CDS encoding NADH-quinone oxidoreductase subunit C, producing the protein MPALTDLIEAGRPAEHHAPWRRAVVAPKVWNLAVEQLAGGRWSLLGLWGEPDRVHMALLDEARDIGVISLDCRGGRYPSVGQYHPPALRLERAAADLFGLAPQGLPDTRRWLDHGQWGISHPLAAQPGKPAAGSSYRFLAAEGDSLHQIAVGPVHAGIIEPGHFRFTASGETVVRLEERLGYVHKGIEGLMTGAPVDRAARLAGRTSGDSTVAYSLAFARAVEAALGVTPPPRAIWLRALMAELERLANHLGDIGAICNDAAFALMHAHCGVLRERVLRAADAAFGHRLMRDRVVPGGVAGDLGEAGTSAIRSLVAEIRQRFPHLVELYDNTASLQDRTVATGRLKVELARQYAAGGYVGRASGRDFDARRNAVYAPYDELTFDVPVLQEGDVNARVWIRVREVEQSLSLVEQMLGRLPAGAIRADIAAADNVANGPREGMALVEGFRGDILAWLRIGEGGFIERCHLRDPSWFQWPLLEAAIEGNIVADFPLCNKSFNCSYSGHDL; encoded by the coding sequence ATGCCCGCACTCACAGATCTCATCGAGGCCGGCCGGCCGGCCGAGCATCACGCCCCGTGGAGACGCGCCGTGGTGGCCCCGAAGGTCTGGAACCTTGCCGTCGAGCAGCTCGCCGGCGGCCGCTGGAGCCTGCTCGGCCTGTGGGGAGAACCGGACAGGGTGCACATGGCGCTCCTCGATGAAGCGCGGGACATTGGCGTAATCAGTCTGGACTGCCGCGGCGGCCGCTATCCGTCGGTCGGCCAGTACCATCCGCCGGCCCTGAGGTTGGAGCGCGCCGCGGCCGATCTCTTCGGACTGGCGCCGCAAGGGCTTCCCGACACCCGCCGCTGGCTCGATCATGGCCAATGGGGCATCAGCCATCCGCTGGCGGCGCAGCCCGGGAAGCCGGCGGCCGGGTCCTCCTATCGGTTCCTCGCGGCGGAGGGCGACAGCCTCCACCAGATCGCGGTCGGACCCGTGCATGCCGGCATCATCGAGCCGGGACATTTCCGATTCACGGCAAGCGGCGAAACGGTGGTGCGGCTGGAAGAGCGCCTGGGCTATGTGCACAAGGGCATCGAAGGCCTGATGACCGGCGCGCCGGTCGATCGCGCGGCAAGACTCGCGGGCAGGACTTCCGGCGACAGCACGGTCGCTTATTCGCTCGCCTTTGCCCGTGCCGTGGAGGCGGCTCTCGGCGTCACGCCACCGCCGCGCGCGATATGGCTGCGGGCGCTGATGGCCGAGCTGGAGCGCCTTGCCAATCACCTCGGCGATATAGGCGCCATCTGCAACGATGCCGCCTTCGCGCTGATGCACGCGCATTGCGGCGTGCTGCGCGAACGCGTGCTGCGCGCCGCCGATGCGGCCTTCGGCCATCGCCTGATGCGCGACCGCGTCGTGCCCGGGGGCGTAGCAGGCGATCTCGGCGAAGCGGGCACGAGCGCCATCCGATCGCTGGTCGCGGAGATCAGGCAGCGCTTTCCGCATCTGGTCGAGCTCTACGACAACACCGCGTCGCTGCAGGACCGGACGGTGGCGACCGGACGGCTCAAGGTCGAGCTTGCCAGGCAATATGCCGCCGGCGGTTATGTCGGGCGCGCCTCCGGCCGCGATTTCGATGCGCGGCGCAACGCAGTCTACGCACCCTATGACGAACTCACCTTCGATGTGCCGGTGCTGCAGGAGGGCGACGTCAACGCACGCGTCTGGATCCGCGTCCGCGAGGTCGAGCAGAGCCTGTCGCTGGTCGAGCAGATGCTGGGGCGGCTGCCGGCCGGCGCGATCCGCGCCGATATCGCCGCGGCGGACAATGTTGCAAACGGGCCGCGCGAGGGCATGGCGCTGGTCGAAGGTTTTCGCGGCGACATCCTGGCCTGGCTGCGCATCGGCGAGGGCGGCTTTATCGAGCGCTGCCACCTGCGCGACCCTTCATGGTTCCAGTGGCCGCTCCTGGAAGCGGCGATCGAGGGCAACATCGTCGCCGACTTCCCGCTCTGCAACAAATCGTTCAACTGCTCCTATTCCGGCCATGATCTCTAG
- the nuoB gene encoding NADH-quinone oxidoreductase subunit NuoB gives MRKLLFESLIRPPLTERPPQVSDAAVDELARALDGAALRRLGRSLSIRAIDAGSCNGCELEMHALNNAFYDIERFGFRFVASPRHADVLLVTGPVTKNMREALKRTWDATPNPKWVVALGDCAKDGGCFAGSYAVVGGVADVVPVDLHIPGCPPPPIEILKGLIALLDGANGKGGASEG, from the coding sequence ATGCGCAAGCTCCTCTTTGAAAGTCTGATCCGCCCGCCCCTGACCGAGCGCCCGCCGCAAGTGAGCGATGCGGCGGTCGATGAATTGGCGCGCGCACTCGACGGCGCCGCCCTCAGGAGGCTGGGCCGGAGCCTGTCGATCCGGGCGATCGACGCCGGTTCCTGCAATGGCTGCGAGCTCGAGATGCACGCGCTCAACAACGCCTTCTACGACATCGAGCGCTTCGGCTTCCGCTTCGTCGCGTCGCCGCGCCATGCCGACGTGCTTTTGGTCACCGGGCCGGTCACCAAGAACATGCGCGAGGCATTGAAGCGAACTTGGGACGCGACGCCAAACCCGAAATGGGTGGTCGCGCTCGGCGACTGCGCAAAGGACGGCGGCTGCTTCGCCGGCAGCTACGCGGTCGTGGGCGGCGTGGCGGACGTCGTGCCCGTAGACCTGCACATTCCAGGCTGCCCGCCGCCGCCGATCGAGATCCTCAAGGGATTGATCGCGCTGCTCGACGGCGCGAACGGGAAGGGTGGCGCTTCGGAAGGCTGA
- a CDS encoding hydrogenase 4 subunit F, which produces MTAFSFDAVAAILLIPAGAAAILAALPNYKMTAVVNVMASLLTLLAALSLFITERPAPGQYLIIDDLNIVFIVLNTFVGFTTSVFSASYIGHELETGRLTAPNLRFYHAMYQIMMFGMNLAFVSNNIGLMWVAVELATLTTVLMVGIYRTHEALEAAWKYFILGSVGIALALFGTILVYMAAQPVVGEGTNAMVWSVLIEKAAHFDPALLSVAFIFLLLGYGTKVGLAPLHAWLPDAHAEGPTPISAVLSGLLLNVALYAVLRFKLLLAASPEAIGPGPLMVTMGLTSLIFAAFMLYRRRDIKRLFAYSSIEHMGIIVFAFGMGGPLANFAGLLHMVMHSLTKSAIFFAVGHIAQVKGTQKISEIRGLTESHPGLGWALVIGVVAIAGLPPLGIFMSEFLVVSSTFARHPWLAIPLVFGLLIAFGALLLRLTGLAFGEPRGGTAPVEASYVPMYSHLALVFAAGIYLPAPLVAWFQHVAGILG; this is translated from the coding sequence GTGACCGCGTTTTCCTTCGATGCCGTCGCCGCCATCCTTTTGATCCCCGCGGGCGCCGCGGCCATTCTCGCGGCGCTGCCGAACTACAAGATGACCGCGGTCGTGAACGTCATGGCGAGCCTGCTGACCTTGCTCGCGGCGCTGTCGCTGTTCATCACCGAGCGGCCGGCGCCAGGGCAATATCTGATCATCGACGACCTCAACATCGTCTTCATCGTGCTCAACACATTCGTCGGCTTCACCACCAGCGTGTTCAGCGCGTCCTATATCGGGCATGAGCTGGAAACCGGCCGGCTGACCGCGCCGAACCTCCGGTTCTACCACGCGATGTACCAGATCATGATGTTCGGCATGAACCTCGCCTTCGTGTCGAACAATATCGGCCTGATGTGGGTCGCGGTGGAGCTCGCCACGCTGACCACCGTGCTGATGGTCGGCATCTACCGCACCCATGAGGCGCTCGAGGCGGCCTGGAAATATTTCATCCTCGGCAGCGTCGGCATCGCGCTCGCCCTGTTCGGCACAATCCTCGTCTACATGGCCGCACAACCGGTCGTCGGCGAGGGCACCAATGCCATGGTCTGGTCGGTGCTGATCGAAAAGGCGGCGCATTTCGACCCGGCCCTGCTCAGCGTCGCCTTCATCTTCCTGCTGCTCGGCTATGGAACCAAGGTCGGGCTCGCCCCCCTGCATGCCTGGCTGCCCGATGCGCATGCCGAGGGTCCGACGCCGATCTCGGCGGTGCTGTCGGGCCTGCTGCTCAACGTCGCGCTCTACGCCGTGCTGCGCTTCAAGCTTTTGCTCGCCGCGAGCCCGGAGGCGATCGGCCCGGGGCCGCTGATGGTCACGATGGGGCTGACCTCGCTGATCTTCGCGGCCTTCATGCTCTACCGCCGCCGCGACATCAAACGGCTGTTCGCCTATTCCTCGATCGAGCATATGGGCATCATCGTCTTCGCCTTCGGCATGGGCGGCCCGCTCGCCAACTTCGCCGGCCTGCTGCACATGGTCATGCACAGCCTGACCAAGTCGGCGATCTTCTTCGCCGTCGGCCATATCGCGCAGGTCAAGGGCACGCAGAAGATCTCCGAGATCAGGGGGCTGACCGAAAGCCACCCCGGACTTGGCTGGGCGCTCGTGATCGGCGTCGTCGCCATCGCCGGCCTGCCGCCGCTCGGCATCTTCATGAGCGAATTCCTGGTCGTCAGCTCGACCTTCGCCAGGCATCCCTGGCTGGCGATCCCGCTGGTGTTCGGGCTGCTCATCGCCTTCGGCGCGCTGCTTTTGCGGCTGACCGGCCTCGCCTTCGGCGAGCCGCGCGGCGGCACGGCGCCGGTCGAGGCGTCCTACGTGCCGATGTATTCGCACCTCGCTCTGGTGTTTGCCGCCGGCATCTATCTGCCGGCGCCGCTGGTCGCGTGGTTCCAGCATGTCGCCGGTATCCTGGGGTAA